A window from Aliamphritea hakodatensis encodes these proteins:
- a CDS encoding aldehyde dehydrogenase family protein, which produces MSTIQSISPVDGSVYAERPVADAEQVTALFARSKLAQHAWAQLSVAERCTYCSAAVDAMVAMTDRIAEELAWQMGRPISQGAGEVRGLEERARYMISVAEESLNPFDPGEKPGFARKISKEPLGVIMTIAPWNFPFMTALNSVIPALLAGNAVVLKHAANTLLVAERIQDAFDQAGLPEGIFQHIVLDHDATSELIGSGNLDMVCFTGSVGGGKAMEKAAAGQFIPLGLELGGKDPAYVRADANLPYTIENLADGAFFNSGQSCCSIERIYVHESIHDELVAGLAAAGQAYVLGNPLDAATNLGPMIKPAAADFVRQQIADAVAAGAQTHVDTSQFELDQPGSAYMAPQVLSNVTHEMSVMTDESFGPVVGVIKVTSDEEAIALMNDSEFGLTAGIWTEDLAAAERIAPQLETGTVFMNRCDYLDPALAWTGVKDTGRGCSLSTLGFDALTRPKSFHFKTSTD; this is translated from the coding sequence ATGAGTACAATCCAGAGTATTTCACCGGTTGATGGCAGTGTTTACGCTGAACGCCCGGTAGCAGATGCGGAACAGGTGACGGCACTGTTCGCCCGCAGCAAGTTAGCTCAGCATGCCTGGGCACAGTTAAGCGTGGCGGAACGTTGCACCTATTGCAGCGCCGCCGTAGATGCCATGGTGGCTATGACTGACCGTATCGCCGAAGAGCTGGCCTGGCAGATGGGTCGGCCAATCAGCCAGGGTGCGGGAGAAGTGCGCGGTCTGGAAGAGCGCGCCCGCTATATGATCTCTGTGGCGGAGGAATCCCTTAATCCGTTCGATCCCGGTGAAAAGCCGGGCTTTGCCCGTAAGATCAGCAAGGAACCACTGGGCGTGATTATGACCATCGCCCCGTGGAACTTCCCGTTCATGACCGCCCTGAACTCAGTGATTCCGGCGTTGCTGGCGGGTAATGCTGTGGTGCTGAAACATGCCGCGAATACCTTGCTGGTGGCAGAACGTATTCAGGATGCTTTTGATCAGGCGGGGCTGCCGGAAGGTATCTTCCAGCATATCGTGCTGGACCATGATGCCACCAGTGAACTGATTGGCTCAGGCAATTTAGACATGGTGTGCTTCACTGGCTCTGTCGGTGGCGGCAAGGCGATGGAAAAGGCCGCCGCAGGGCAGTTTATTCCGTTGGGGCTGGAGCTGGGCGGTAAAGACCCCGCCTATGTACGGGCGGATGCCAACCTGCCATATACCATTGAGAATCTGGCGGACGGGGCTTTCTTCAACAGTGGCCAGTCCTGCTGCAGCATTGAACGGATTTACGTACACGAAAGCATTCATGATGAACTGGTGGCCGGCCTTGCCGCTGCCGGGCAGGCCTATGTGCTGGGCAACCCGCTGGACGCAGCAACTAATCTTGGCCCGATGATCAAACCGGCCGCAGCAGATTTTGTGCGTCAGCAAATTGCGGATGCAGTTGCAGCAGGGGCACAGACCCATGTGGATACCAGCCAGTTTGAACTGGATCAGCCGGGCTCTGCCTACATGGCGCCGCAGGTGCTGTCGAATGTGACTCACGAAATGTCCGTGATGACAGATGAGAGTTTTGGCCCGGTAGTAGGCGTAATCAAGGTCACCAGTGATGAAGAAGCCATCGCCCTGATGAACGACTCTGAGTTTGGCCTGACTGCTGGCATCTGGACCGAAGATCTGGCCGCCGCTGAGCGCATTGCACCGCAACTGGAAACCGGCACCGTGTTCATGAACCGTTGTGATTATCTGGACCCGGCGCTGGCCTGGACCGGCGTGAAAGACACCGGCCGTGGCTGCTCTCTGTCGACGCTGGGTTTTGATGCGCTGACCCGGCCGAAAAGCTTCCACTTTAAAACCTCTACAGACTGA
- a CDS encoding GMC family oxidoreductase: MKSFDYIIVGAGSAGCVVANRLTADPAVSVCLIEAGGSDKSPWVTIPAGIFGLYGNKKYDYTFEGTPQKHLNNRTMMVNRGKALGGSSAINSMVYIRGNRNDYDGWEKLGCKGWSYGDVLPLFKKLEANANGQSRDFHGTDGELNVTKPQDPNPVGRVFVKAGQAAGLPENTDFNAGTQLGLGIYDVKQRQGKRESSYTAFIEPVLPRSNLTIMTHTEVVSLIIEGDRVAGLEAEVSGNPQTILAGQEVILCAGTIVSPRILLASGIGDQSQLDALGIECKQHVPGVGENLQDHVDSMVTVRSEKSDTIGVSAGTLLPHILPAPFKYWLNRKGWWTTNYVEAGGFAKTRLAEDAEPGSADADPDIQFHFTPLYRSHRGKKFEYGHGYSVFTCVLRPRSAGTVKLANDGTRRNVLIDHNFFADKRDQDVLVEGVKKAREILASPEFDHLRGEEMAPGKHIQTDEQILDYLRETTTTVYHPVGTCKMGVDEMAVVDPETLKVKGMQNLRVMDASVMPTLISGNTSAPSMMIGEKGAHMILDDMNN; this comes from the coding sequence ATGAAGTCATTTGATTACATCATTGTCGGTGCCGGCTCGGCTGGCTGTGTGGTGGCCAACCGCCTGACGGCTGACCCTGCCGTGAGTGTGTGTCTGATTGAAGCCGGCGGCAGTGATAAAAGCCCCTGGGTGACCATTCCAGCAGGCATTTTCGGCCTGTATGGCAATAAGAAATATGACTACACTTTTGAAGGGACGCCCCAGAAGCACCTGAATAACCGCACCATGATGGTGAACCGGGGTAAGGCGCTGGGCGGCTCCAGTGCGATTAACAGCATGGTGTATATCCGGGGTAACCGGAACGACTATGACGGTTGGGAAAAGCTGGGTTGTAAGGGGTGGTCCTACGGGGATGTGTTACCCCTGTTTAAAAAGCTGGAGGCGAACGCAAATGGCCAGAGCCGGGACTTTCATGGCACCGACGGTGAGCTGAATGTCACCAAGCCGCAGGACCCGAACCCGGTTGGACGGGTGTTTGTGAAAGCAGGGCAGGCAGCCGGTTTGCCGGAAAATACCGATTTTAATGCCGGGACCCAGCTGGGCCTGGGTATCTATGACGTGAAGCAGCGTCAGGGTAAGCGGGAAAGCAGCTATACGGCCTTTATTGAACCGGTATTGCCACGCTCTAATCTGACCATCATGACCCATACCGAAGTGGTTTCTCTGATCATTGAAGGTGACCGGGTTGCCGGACTGGAAGCCGAAGTGAGTGGCAATCCGCAAACGATTCTGGCCGGTCAGGAAGTGATTCTGTGCGCCGGCACTATCGTTTCGCCACGTATTCTGCTGGCCTCCGGCATTGGCGATCAGTCTCAGCTGGATGCGCTGGGCATCGAATGTAAGCAGCACGTGCCGGGTGTAGGTGAAAACCTGCAGGACCATGTGGACAGCATGGTGACGGTACGCTCTGAGAAGTCCGATACCATTGGTGTATCAGCCGGTACTCTGTTGCCGCACATCCTTCCGGCGCCGTTTAAATACTGGCTGAACCGGAAAGGCTGGTGGACCACCAACTACGTGGAAGCCGGTGGTTTTGCCAAAACCCGGCTGGCGGAAGACGCTGAGCCAGGTTCTGCCGATGCGGACCCGGACATCCAGTTCCACTTTACGCCACTGTACCGCAGCCACCGGGGTAAGAAGTTTGAATACGGCCACGGCTACTCAGTGTTTACCTGTGTACTGCGCCCGCGCAGTGCCGGCACGGTAAAACTGGCGAACGACGGTACCCGGCGTAACGTGCTGATCGACCATAACTTCTTTGCCGATAAACGGGATCAGGACGTGCTGGTAGAAGGGGTTAAAAAGGCCCGTGAGATTCTGGCATCCCCTGAGTTTGATCACCTGCGCGGCGAAGAAATGGCCCCGGGTAAGCACATTCAGACTGATGAGCAGATCCTCGACTACCTGCGTGAAACTACCACCACGGTGTATCACCCGGTGGGCACCTGCAAAATGGGTGTGGACGAGATGGCCGTGGTTGACCCTGAAACCCTGAAGGTGAAAGGCATGCAGAACCTGCGGGTGATGGACGCCTCGGTCATGCCAACCCTGATCAGCGGCAACACCTCAGCGCCCTCAATGATGATCGGTGAGAAAGGTGCGCATATGATTCTGGATGATATGAACAACTAA
- a CDS encoding HigA family addiction module antitoxin — MVTNKLRPIHPGEILKEEYLVPLGMSANALAIALHVPATRINDIVRGKRAVTSDTALRLARYFGGDAQSWMNLQIAYDLKLAETAAGETIKRNVRPRAA, encoded by the coding sequence ATGGTAACCAATAAACTACGGCCAATACATCCGGGGGAAATTCTGAAAGAAGAATATCTGGTCCCGCTGGGTATGTCCGCAAATGCCCTGGCAATTGCACTTCATGTACCGGCTACGCGCATCAACGATATTGTCCGGGGGAAGCGCGCCGTGACATCTGATACAGCATTGCGCCTGGCCCGTTATTTCGGTGGCGATGCGCAGTCCTGGATGAATCTGCAGATTGCTTATGATCTTAAGCTGGCTGAAACAGCGGCGGGAGAAACGATTAAGCGGAACGTTCGGCCACGTGCCGCCTGA